A window of Mucilaginibacter paludis DSM 18603 contains these coding sequences:
- the rpsT gene encoding 30S ribosomal protein S20 — MANHKSSIKRIRSNAAKRLRNRYQAKTTRNAIKRLRSTTAKAEAAPLLSKVISMLDRLAKKNVIHKNKASNNKSKLTKFVNGLA; from the coding sequence ATGGCAAATCATAAATCATCCATAAAAAGAATCAGGTCTAACGCTGCGAAGCGTTTACGCAACAGGTATCAGGCAAAAACCACCAGAAATGCCATCAAAAGATTAAGAAGCACTACAGCCAAGGCAGAAGCAGCTCCTCTTTTATCTAAAGTAATTTCTATGCTTGATCGTTTAGCTAAAAAGAACGTTATTCATAAAAACAAAGCTTCAAATAACAAGTCTAAGTTAACCAAGTTTGTTAACGGCTTAGCTTAA
- a CDS encoding acyltransferase family protein, which yields MSQKSLQNYIPALTGVRALAAYLVFVSHFGYVFDEYFPHSVQRFFREFHIGVTIFFVLSGFLIAFRYYDNFSLNKDWFKKYLKNRVARIYPMYAILTLGAFVYYFFSHDQSIVAGTGHPVLMFLMNITFIRGFFDQLKFTGIAQGWSLTVEECFYFSAPFMFYFAKKYGKPYLQPFMITGFGFLLVLMFRNLNWYGFFGNFTFLMLFTFLGRCFEFFTGIMLALYIRKNGLANNHKFKFTYLGFVLIFVCVWIMSVLPVLPGLAFGQQHPLGIITNNYLLAISIAIFFYGLITEDGTVLKRILSNKFVELLGKSSYIFYLIHLGYVYNMLNFSVNWLNDAVFKLYDQWGVDWVSPFQNEQLNLLYLFVVLNGIAIILFKNIEEPVNHYIRKSDFLVKNKSHHPENATAIKVD from the coding sequence TTGTCTCAAAAATCTCTGCAAAACTATATTCCGGCTTTAACAGGAGTTCGTGCGTTGGCCGCCTACCTGGTATTCGTATCTCATTTCGGGTATGTTTTTGATGAATATTTTCCCCATTCTGTGCAACGTTTTTTCCGGGAGTTCCACATTGGTGTAACTATATTTTTTGTGTTATCCGGTTTTTTAATCGCCTTCAGGTATTACGACAACTTTTCTTTAAACAAGGATTGGTTTAAAAAATACCTTAAAAATAGAGTAGCGCGCATTTACCCCATGTATGCTATACTCACCCTGGGTGCGTTTGTGTATTATTTTTTTAGTCATGATCAATCCATCGTTGCGGGTACCGGGCACCCTGTACTTATGTTCCTGATGAATATTACGTTCATACGCGGTTTTTTTGATCAGCTTAAATTTACCGGCATAGCCCAGGGATGGTCGCTCACGGTAGAGGAGTGTTTCTACTTTTCGGCTCCGTTTATGTTTTATTTCGCTAAAAAGTATGGTAAACCGTATCTGCAACCCTTTATGATAACCGGCTTCGGCTTTTTGCTGGTGCTTATGTTCCGAAACCTGAACTGGTATGGTTTCTTCGGTAACTTTACTTTTTTAATGCTATTTACTTTTTTGGGCCGTTGTTTCGAGTTTTTTACCGGGATAATGCTGGCCTTGTACATCCGGAAAAATGGATTAGCAAATAACCATAAATTCAAGTTCACTTATTTGGGGTTCGTGTTGATATTTGTTTGCGTATGGATCATGTCTGTACTGCCTGTTTTACCGGGCCTTGCTTTTGGGCAACAGCATCCGCTTGGCATTATAACCAATAATTATTTGCTCGCCATCAGCATTGCCATTTTCTTTTATGGATTGATAACCGAGGATGGCACGGTTTTAAAACGAATATTGTCGAATAAATTTGTCGAACTGTTGGGTAAAAGCTCTTATATATTTTACCTTATTCATTTGGGGTACGTTTATAACATGCTTAATTTTTCTGTTAACTGGCTTAACGATGCTGTTTTTAAGCTGTACGATCAATGGGGGGTAGATTGGGTTTCGCCTTTCCAAAATGAGCAGCTTAACCTGCTGTATTTGTTTGTGGTATTAAACGGGATAGCCATAATTTTATTCAAAAATATTGAGGAGCCTGTAAACCACTATATCCGTAAGTCGGATTTTTTGGTGAAAAACAAGAGCCACCATCCGGAGAATGCTACTGCTATAAAAGTTGATTAA
- a CDS encoding ribonuclease H-like YkuK family protein, with protein sequence MTWRKFSGEIIQLPIIEEVEKAIEREANLGNKLKVCIGTDSQVKGAITDFATVIVFLREQRGGFMFIHQERTSQKMTIKERMLNEVQKSIDIAYKLCDLLDLYDVDLEVHADINTNPMFKSNQALHEAMGYILSMGFVFKAKPEAFASSYCANKMVQ encoded by the coding sequence ATGACTTGGAGAAAATTTAGCGGCGAGATTATCCAATTGCCCATTATCGAAGAAGTTGAAAAAGCTATTGAAAGAGAAGCCAACCTTGGCAACAAGTTAAAAGTTTGTATCGGCACGGATTCTCAGGTAAAAGGGGCGATAACAGACTTTGCCACCGTTATTGTGTTTTTACGTGAGCAACGAGGCGGCTTTATGTTTATCCACCAGGAACGCACATCGCAAAAAATGACCATTAAGGAGCGGATGCTGAACGAAGTGCAAAAGTCAATCGACATTGCTTACAAATTATGCGACCTGCTCGACTTGTATGATGTTGACCTGGAGGTTCATGCCGACATCAATACCAACCCGATGTTTAAATCAAACCAGGCCTTACACGAAGCTATGGGTTATATCTTAAGCATGGGCTTTGTATTTAAAGCCAAGCCTGAAGCTTTTGCCAGCTCGTACTGCGCAAACAAAATGGTGCAGTAA
- a CDS encoding acetylxylan esterase, whose amino-acid sequence MKLSFKILLLFGFLLVYGVNTYAQFILPENFNKGKLEAEPSKDGNEVQGNVYITVKPGVKSAIFKNQEGINYRVKLYNDYKVRQQGNLVCFVTTDEDEFVYADSVNVNLANGEKKGYHFKINCKLPGFYKIGFAMHLTYYDDTVKRVFGLNPGKLTTELHRPADFDEFWGNTLDSLKTFAPRYKVTLEKSLSINNKSVYLVEMHSWGNAVIKGWLSIPKDRPKKLPVKYRLPGYVVAMEPSLDDDDFAVFNLNVRGNGNARDAINTHGEYNLYNIESRDDYVYRAVYMDCVRGLDFLFSHNDLGLDTSRVMVDGASQGGGLAIALAAMDKRVKLVTMEVPLYADFRKAVEITQLNPKSRTPVGMITNYLRTHPAFTEDKLFAVWDYYDPLNFADKVNCPVLMGIGLLDQFCPPQCSFVLFNQMKNKNNEVWSSPEKTHEVDALYYTYQYLWFQDILRLP is encoded by the coding sequence GTGAAACTAAGTTTTAAAATACTTTTATTGTTTGGTTTTCTGTTGGTATACGGAGTTAATACCTATGCCCAGTTTATATTGCCCGAAAACTTTAACAAGGGCAAGTTGGAGGCAGAGCCTTCAAAAGATGGTAACGAGGTACAGGGTAATGTATACATTACCGTTAAGCCCGGTGTAAAAAGCGCTATTTTTAAAAACCAGGAAGGTATTAATTACCGGGTTAAACTTTATAACGATTATAAAGTTAGACAACAGGGTAACCTGGTTTGCTTTGTAACCACCGATGAAGATGAATTTGTTTATGCTGATTCGGTAAACGTTAATCTTGCCAACGGCGAAAAAAAAGGCTACCATTTTAAAATTAACTGTAAGCTGCCCGGCTTTTATAAAATTGGCTTTGCAATGCATTTAACTTATTATGATGACACTGTAAAGCGTGTATTTGGTTTGAATCCCGGTAAGTTGACTACAGAGTTGCACAGGCCCGCTGATTTTGACGAATTTTGGGGCAATACACTTGATTCGTTAAAAACCTTTGCGCCACGGTATAAGGTTACCCTGGAGAAGTCGCTATCCATCAACAATAAATCAGTTTATTTGGTGGAAATGCATTCGTGGGGTAACGCGGTAATAAAAGGCTGGTTAAGTATCCCTAAAGACAGGCCTAAGAAACTACCTGTAAAATACAGATTGCCCGGTTATGTTGTGGCCATGGAGCCGAGTTTGGATGACGATGATTTTGCGGTATTTAATTTGAACGTTCGCGGTAATGGCAATGCGCGGGATGCCATCAATACACACGGCGAATATAATTTGTATAACATTGAAAGTCGGGATGATTATGTATACCGCGCAGTATACATGGATTGTGTGCGTGGGTTGGATTTTTTATTCTCACACAACGATTTGGGGCTTGATACCAGCCGGGTTATGGTGGATGGTGCCAGTCAGGGTGGCGGCTTGGCCATTGCTTTGGCCGCTATGGATAAACGGGTGAAGCTGGTGACCATGGAAGTACCCTTGTATGCTGATTTTAGAAAGGCCGTTGAAATTACCCAGCTTAATCCAAAATCCAGAACACCGGTAGGGATGATCACTAATTACTTACGCACTCACCCGGCGTTTACAGAAGATAAATTATTTGCAGTTTGGGATTATTACGATCCTTTAAATTTTGCGGACAAGGTAAATTGCCCGGTACTGATGGGAATTGGTTTGCTTGATCAGTTTTGCCCGCCGCAATGTAGTTTTGTGCTCTTTAACCAAATGAAAAATAAGAATAACGAGGTATGGTCAAGTCCCGAAAAAACACACGAGGTTGATGCGCTTTATTATACGTATCAGTACTTATGGTTTCAGGATATTTTGAGATTACCATGA
- a CDS encoding SRPBCC family protein encodes MNFEITSDFTADTKMYPGMLISYKVSPVLGIKMNWVTEITHVKDLEYFIDEQRTGPYAMWHHEHHFKEIKGGVHMTDILTYAIPYGIIGQIANAVLVEKEVKNIFAYREKEINKLFGVYRAGGY; translated from the coding sequence ATGAATTTTGAAATTACATCTGATTTCACTGCCGACACCAAGATGTATCCTGGTATGCTGATATCCTATAAGGTGTCACCAGTATTGGGTATCAAAATGAATTGGGTAACCGAAATTACCCACGTAAAAGATTTGGAATACTTTATTGATGAACAACGCACAGGCCCTTATGCCATGTGGCACCACGAACATCATTTTAAAGAGATAAAAGGCGGCGTACATATGACGGATATTTTAACCTATGCCATCCCCTACGGCATTATAGGCCAGATAGCAAACGCCGTACTCGTTGAAAAAGAAGTAAAAAACATATTTGCTTATCGCGAAAAAGAAATAAACAAATTATTCGGTGTATACCGCGCTGGCGGTTATTGA
- a CDS encoding DUF4397 domain-containing protein, whose product MNIKPWSYLLAASFAVGSILSCNKNNSDLVEIPATPGKVAFYNLIPNSSAINMYVNGTRQNSNRIDYEYSSGYMSIAQGQQLISFKYDDTRNDVFTPGVNINIPAGNTTIFVAGKSASDLIYSRDTAVVDTLSYKPKFRFINASSDSPAYDVSINKVSITKQAYKSVSAFNRVDTGKVTLKVNVSGTSTSLLSTQITLQASTIYTMYLYGSYKGSGLTYNLRVN is encoded by the coding sequence ATGAATATAAAACCCTGGTCGTACTTATTGGCAGCATCGTTTGCGGTGGGCTCAATTTTGTCGTGCAATAAAAATAACAGCGATTTAGTCGAAATCCCGGCAACACCCGGAAAGGTGGCTTTTTATAATTTGATACCAAACTCAAGTGCTATCAATATGTATGTGAATGGTACGCGGCAAAACAGCAACAGAATAGATTATGAGTATTCGTCGGGATATATGAGCATCGCACAGGGGCAGCAACTCATATCGTTTAAATACGACGATACACGCAATGATGTTTTTACACCAGGAGTTAATATCAATATACCTGCAGGTAACACTACTATTTTTGTTGCTGGAAAATCAGCATCCGATCTTATTTATAGCAGGGATACCGCCGTGGTAGATACCTTGAGTTATAAACCCAAGTTCAGGTTTATCAATGCCTCTTCGGACTCGCCTGCTTATGATGTAAGCATAAATAAGGTATCAATAACAAAACAGGCTTATAAATCAGTATCGGCGTTTAACAGGGTTGATACCGGTAAAGTAACCTTAAAAGTAAATGTATCGGGTACAAGCACCAGTTTATTAAGCACCCAAATAACTTTGCAGGCCAGTACTATTTATACAATGTATTTGTATGGTTCGTATAAAGGCTCGGGCCTTACTTATAATTTAAGAGTTAATTAA
- a CDS encoding zinc dependent phospholipase C family protein, with amino-acid sequence MKRFILSLSGGIVLIVCSSWGFFAHKRINRVAVFTLPKAMAGFYKANIDFITEHAVDPDKKRYVDSTEGPRHFFDADHYGKKPFDRMPQRWAEAERQYSADSIDKYGTVPWTIQHYYYKLVRAFKTRDTIAILRTSANLGHYIADAHVPLHMTENYNGQLSNQTGIHALWETRIPELFGDSYHYNVGRAHYVQSPLKEAWRISRRTFRCVDSVLIFERKLSAAFPADKKYQMVKRNGKSYKDYSVEYSAAYQKALHGMIERQMRAAILEIGCFWFSAWVDAGQPDLNTLIDKTNSPASTMQADNEQLLYKQGKVIPRPIK; translated from the coding sequence ATGAAGCGATTTATACTTTCACTTTCGGGCGGCATCGTTTTAATTGTGTGTTCATCCTGGGGATTTTTTGCTCATAAACGCATCAACCGCGTTGCTGTTTTTACTTTACCTAAAGCTATGGCTGGCTTTTACAAGGCCAATATTGATTTTATCACCGAGCATGCCGTAGATCCCGACAAAAAGCGTTACGTTGATTCCACCGAGGGGCCACGCCATTTTTTCGATGCCGACCATTATGGTAAAAAGCCTTTTGATAGAATGCCGCAACGCTGGGCCGAGGCAGAAAGACAATACTCTGCCGATAGCATTGATAAATATGGTACCGTACCCTGGACTATTCAACATTATTATTACAAGCTGGTGCGAGCGTTTAAAACCAGGGATACAATTGCCATATTAAGAACATCAGCCAACCTGGGGCATTACATTGCCGATGCCCACGTGCCCTTGCACATGACGGAGAATTACAATGGGCAGCTAAGCAACCAAACCGGTATACACGCACTTTGGGAAACACGTATACCCGAATTATTTGGTGACAGTTACCATTACAACGTTGGCCGTGCCCACTACGTACAAAGCCCGCTTAAAGAAGCATGGAGAATTAGCCGCCGAACCTTTAGGTGTGTAGATTCGGTTTTGATTTTTGAACGAAAACTAAGCGCAGCGTTCCCTGCAGATAAAAAATACCAGATGGTTAAACGCAACGGAAAAAGCTATAAAGATTATTCGGTTGAATATTCAGCTGCATACCAAAAAGCATTGCACGGGATGATTGAACGGCAAATGAGGGCCGCAATTTTAGAGATTGGCTGCTTTTGGTTTTCAGCCTGGGTTGATGCAGGCCAACCCGATTTGAATACACTGATTGACAAGACCAACAGCCCGGCAAGCACAATGCAGGCCGACAACGAACAACTACTTTATAAGCAAGGTAAAGTTATACCCCGCCCGATAAAATAA
- a CDS encoding DUF4397 domain-containing protein, whose translation MNNKLNNLYLLLALVLIIPVISSCGNAGNVVNPTGTTTKIAIINTSPDVGPIAAFINNIQLGSTSTVTASKTYFRYSSTPAYYSIGSGALTIQLRAYPNTGLTSEIDTIVVNKSYSLFLVGLNSTNSLSTIFTVDTSSVPTQGRGKIRFINASPLTPALDMLANGTTAFTKMTYKKVSGYVEVPAGIYDFKITATGAPASVLTDLSRITVQDGKLYTLFTKGLVGRTDTAALSLNVITNK comes from the coding sequence ATGAATAATAAGCTGAATAACTTATATCTGTTGCTGGCATTGGTGCTCATTATACCTGTAATTTCATCATGTGGTAACGCCGGTAATGTAGTTAATCCTACCGGAACAACCACCAAGATAGCCATCATTAATACCAGCCCGGATGTGGGGCCAATTGCCGCCTTTATCAATAATATTCAATTGGGCTCAACCAGTACCGTTACCGCTTCAAAAACGTATTTCCGATATTCCAGTACCCCGGCATACTACAGTATAGGTTCAGGGGCATTAACCATACAGCTGCGGGCCTATCCTAATACCGGCCTAACCAGCGAGATTGATACCATTGTGGTGAATAAAAGTTATTCCTTGTTTTTAGTAGGTTTAAATTCCACTAATAGCTTAAGTACTATATTTACCGTTGATACTTCATCAGTACCCACCCAGGGGCGCGGAAAAATCAGGTTCATCAATGCATCTCCCCTTACACCCGCGCTGGATATGTTGGCCAACGGAACTACGGCTTTTACCAAAATGACCTATAAAAAAGTATCCGGATATGTGGAAGTGCCCGCCGGTATTTACGATTTTAAAATTACTGCTACAGGCGCCCCAGCCAGCGTATTAACCGACCTGTCGCGTATTACCGTTCAAGATGGGAAGCTTTACACTTTGTTTACCAAAGGTTTGGTGGGGCGCACAGATACCGCTGCCTTGAGCCTGAATGTGATAACTAATAAATAA
- a CDS encoding DUF4397 domain-containing protein, translating into MKTLIHKTTLLASCVLAIFISSCTKDNDNVVKAKVQLVNASPDAGASNLYVNSSQTNTSKVAYGTASGYSDVNIGNGQTVEVKSTSGSTLASTTSDFDAGTNYSVFLTGQSSASNLSAIVTKDDQTAPSSGNVKIRFVNAASISPSIDLTSSGSVFFSAQSYKAVTAYVEKPAGAYVFKLNIAGSSTALVTTPSITLQSGKIYTIFAKSLLVSGSLVLDAAVIANN; encoded by the coding sequence ATGAAAACATTAATTCACAAAACAACCCTTTTAGCTTCATGCGTTTTAGCTATATTTATTTCTTCGTGTACCAAGGATAACGACAATGTTGTAAAAGCAAAAGTTCAATTGGTTAATGCCAGTCCTGATGCCGGTGCATCAAATTTATATGTTAACAGTAGCCAAACTAACACAAGCAAGGTTGCCTATGGTACAGCCTCCGGGTATTCGGACGTCAACATAGGTAATGGGCAAACGGTAGAAGTTAAATCAACAAGCGGATCTACTCTGGCCAGTACAACTTCAGATTTTGATGCCGGTACAAACTATTCAGTTTTTTTAACCGGTCAGTCCAGCGCAAGTAATTTATCGGCCATTGTTACTAAAGATGATCAAACAGCGCCATCATCCGGAAATGTTAAAATCAGGTTTGTAAATGCGGCTTCCATTTCTCCGTCCATCGATTTAACAAGTAGCGGGTCGGTATTTTTTTCGGCACAATCTTATAAAGCAGTTACTGCTTATGTTGAAAAACCTGCCGGTGCTTATGTATTTAAGTTAAACATAGCAGGTTCGTCTACAGCCCTGGTTACTACCCCATCTATCACGCTGCAAAGCGGTAAAATATATACTATTTTTGCCAAAAGTTTGTTAGTTAGCGGTAGCCTGGTGTTAGATGCAGCTGTTATTGCCAATAACTAA
- a CDS encoding DedA family protein, whose amino-acid sequence MEFIKSLIDFILHIDKHLAAITSTYQGWTYLILFAIIFAETGFVVTPFLPGDSLLFAAGALIAGGKSGLDIYIMALLLVVAAFAGNTVNYELGKFLGVKVFKADNKILKLEYYLKTKAFFDQHGGKAVIFSRFLPIIRTIAPFVAGVGRMPFLRYSLYNIIGGLAWVISFLMIGYFFGNIPVVKKNFTIVVLAIILLSVVPPIYAAIKNKSAGKAA is encoded by the coding sequence TTGGAATTTATCAAAAGCCTTATCGATTTTATACTGCATATTGACAAGCACCTGGCTGCTATTACAAGTACCTACCAGGGTTGGACCTACCTGATTCTGTTTGCGATAATATTTGCCGAAACCGGTTTTGTGGTAACACCTTTTTTACCAGGCGACTCGTTATTGTTTGCTGCCGGCGCACTGATAGCAGGCGGTAAATCGGGCCTTGATATTTATATTATGGCTTTGCTTTTAGTTGTTGCAGCTTTTGCTGGCAATACCGTTAATTATGAGTTGGGTAAATTTTTAGGGGTAAAGGTATTTAAGGCCGACAATAAGATATTAAAGCTCGAGTACTATTTAAAAACCAAGGCCTTTTTTGATCAACATGGCGGTAAGGCAGTTATCTTCAGCAGGTTTTTACCTATCATACGTACCATAGCACCATTTGTAGCCGGCGTTGGCCGCATGCCTTTTTTACGTTATAGCTTATATAACATTATCGGCGGTTTAGCATGGGTTATCAGTTTTTTAATGATCGGGTACTTTTTTGGTAATATCCCGGTGGTGAAGAAAAATTTCACTATTGTGGTTTTGGCTATCATATTACTCTCCGTAGTTCCGCCAATTTACGCGGCAATAAAAAACAAATCAGCTGGCAAAGCCGCTTAA
- a CDS encoding acetylxylan esterase, whose product MKLRFTLPIIWLLVLILQIAIGNRLMAQAPRQRSNAAPEVVMTEHPLKKDAIFKADSVIGYHINLQSSYKTSQKGTLSYLISTPRGKLINQKIISVNLDANATKTVYVEIPAQKTGFYKVDFMLNLPDYDDTVRRVFGVDIYTIKSNHLKPADFSQFWRSAKAQLAQVPPAFKVTEQPDRAQRDYKVYLVEMKSLGNITVRGWMTIPKNKKLNEKLPVYMVLPGYGANLDPIPGVPNFACIALNVRGLGNSRDVVNPSKEDFITYNIHDKNKYILRGAIMDCERMLDFISGNADLDAKSIFVTGGSMGGYLSLVLAGLDNRVAMVAADNPTFSDFRWTVGYGTFPMSAILNFAKLKRLNAEQVLTTLDYFDLKNFMPTVKANVLMAIGLLDNFAPPNTELVAYNSISSTKKLFIYSNLGHEIDQSLGSFKAAWLYNGFHMFNRVTALGQNEPTEALADTATDDDNSTRDNSLRPIGMVGHPGAKNAEFSSKSAIYYNIDLKNNFDKLQKGMLSCEIMTVDNQFISLTSVAVKLAPKALSQIRINLPSQSAGKYKANFILRTGDYTDTLRRIFRVDAAAPARQAEQRSPDENETVSLTELPGNKEAIFKSSGNIFYNLDLKNHFNTRQQGKVSCEVSSMDGKSLSTSSFDVDLAGKASKQVHINLPAQLPGFYKVNFMINVNDYDDTVRRVFGVDIYNINSKHPKPADFDEFWATAKKELSGIEPRFRMIEKPELSKDGDHVFLIEMQSIGNLTVRGWMTLPKDRRRNQKLPVYIALPGYGANLKPIHDMFDFAALALNVRGLGNSNDVLKVGREEFLTKDITNRDKYILRGAIMDCVRMMDFVYSRPECDATSIFVNGGSMGGYLSLVLASLDSRVTICSAGNPAFSDWREMVGRNEFPMGSIQNYARQNDEDFNKILNNLDYFDLKNFVDAIKCKSVVGIGLLDVLAPPNTELPAYNNIKGKKKIFIFPNLGHQVGDDFGNFSFKMVNDNFGLF is encoded by the coding sequence ATGAAATTGAGATTTACTTTACCTATTATATGGCTCCTCGTTTTAATCTTACAGATAGCTATAGGCAACAGGCTGATGGCTCAGGCTCCACGCCAGAGAAGTAATGCGGCACCTGAAGTCGTGATGACGGAGCATCCCCTGAAAAAAGATGCTATATTTAAGGCCGATTCGGTGATAGGCTATCATATTAATCTGCAAAGTAGTTACAAAACCAGCCAGAAAGGAACTTTATCTTACCTCATCAGTACCCCACGCGGCAAGCTCATCAACCAAAAAATAATTTCTGTTAACTTGGATGCTAATGCCACTAAAACGGTATATGTTGAAATTCCGGCTCAGAAAACCGGGTTTTATAAAGTGGATTTTATGCTTAATCTGCCCGATTATGATGATACCGTAAGGCGCGTTTTTGGTGTAGATATCTATACCATTAAATCAAACCACCTAAAGCCTGCAGATTTTAGCCAGTTTTGGCGCTCGGCAAAGGCCCAGTTGGCGCAGGTACCACCAGCGTTTAAGGTTACTGAGCAGCCCGACCGTGCGCAACGCGATTATAAAGTTTACCTGGTGGAGATGAAATCGTTAGGCAACATCACTGTGCGTGGCTGGATGACGATACCCAAAAATAAGAAACTCAACGAAAAATTGCCTGTATACATGGTATTACCTGGCTACGGAGCAAATTTGGACCCCATACCGGGCGTTCCAAATTTTGCGTGCATTGCCCTTAACGTGCGTGGCTTGGGAAACAGCAGGGATGTTGTAAATCCGTCAAAAGAAGATTTTATTACCTATAATATCCATGATAAGAATAAATATATCCTTCGGGGCGCTATTATGGATTGCGAGCGCATGCTGGATTTTATATCGGGGAATGCAGACCTGGATGCGAAATCAATTTTTGTAACCGGCGGAAGCATGGGCGGATACCTCTCGCTGGTACTGGCCGGGCTTGATAACCGGGTGGCTATGGTGGCTGCTGATAACCCCACCTTCTCTGATTTTAGGTGGACGGTAGGCTACGGCACCTTCCCCATGTCGGCGATCCTGAATTTTGCAAAGCTAAAACGCCTTAATGCAGAGCAGGTATTAACAACCCTGGATTATTTCGACCTGAAAAATTTTATGCCCACGGTAAAAGCAAATGTGCTGATGGCTATAGGCTTATTGGATAATTTTGCACCACCCAATACCGAGTTGGTAGCCTATAATAGCATCTCGTCTACCAAAAAATTGTTTATTTACTCCAACCTCGGGCACGAGATTGATCAAAGCCTGGGTAGCTTTAAAGCTGCATGGTTGTATAACGGTTTCCACATGTTTAACAGGGTCACCGCCCTTGGCCAAAATGAACCGACCGAGGCCTTAGCGGACACTGCGACAGATGATGATAATTCGACACGGGATAACAGCCTCCGGCCAATTGGTATGGTTGGCCATCCGGGAGCTAAGAATGCCGAGTTTAGTAGTAAGAGCGCTATTTATTACAACATCGATCTGAAAAATAATTTCGACAAGCTACAAAAGGGAATGTTGTCTTGCGAGATTATGACTGTCGATAATCAATTTATCTCTTTAACATCTGTGGCCGTCAAGCTGGCGCCTAAAGCCTTAAGTCAAATCCGTATTAATCTGCCTTCGCAATCGGCGGGGAAATACAAGGCTAATTTTATTCTCCGCACAGGCGATTATACCGATACTTTAAGGCGGATTTTTCGTGTTGATGCGGCCGCACCTGCCAGGCAGGCTGAACAACGCTCACCGGATGAAAACGAAACGGTAAGCCTTACCGAGCTGCCGGGTAATAAAGAGGCCATATTTAAAAGCAGTGGTAACATATTTTACAATCTCGATCTCAAAAATCATTTCAATACCCGGCAGCAAGGTAAGGTGTCGTGCGAAGTATCATCTATGGATGGTAAAAGTTTATCAACCAGCTCTTTCGATGTGGATCTGGCGGGTAAAGCGAGTAAGCAGGTGCATATAAACCTCCCTGCGCAGTTGCCTGGTTTTTATAAAGTTAACTTCATGATCAATGTAAATGATTACGACGATACCGTACGCAGGGTTTTTGGTGTGGATATTTATAATATCAATTCAAAGCATCCCAAACCGGCAGATTTCGACGAGTTTTGGGCCACCGCAAAAAAAGAACTTTCCGGTATTGAGCCCCGTTTCCGGATGATTGAAAAGCCCGAGCTGTCTAAAGACGGCGACCATGTTTTTCTGATCGAAATGCAATCCATCGGCAATTTAACCGTGCGTGGTTGGATGACTTTACCTAAAGACCGGAGGCGTAATCAAAAATTACCGGTATATATTGCTTTGCCCGGTTATGGTGCCAATTTGAAGCCTATACATGATATGTTTGATTTTGCCGCTCTGGCGCTTAATGTACGTGGCCTTGGTAACAGCAACGATGTGTTAAAGGTAGGGCGCGAAGAGTTTTTAACCAAGGATATTACGAATAGGGACAAATATATCCTTAGGGGAGCGATAATGGATTGCGTGAGGATGATGGACTTTGTTTACAGCAGGCCGGAATGTGATGCCACGTCGATTTTTGTAAACGGCGGCAGCATGGGCGGCTACCTGTCGCTGGTATTGGCGAGTTTGGATAGCAGGGTTACCATTTGCTCTGCGGGTAACCCCGCTTTTAGCGATTGGCGCGAAATGGTTGGCCGTAACGAATTCCCGATGGGATCCATCCAAAATTACGCCAGGCAAAACGATGAGGATTTCAATAAGATATTAAATAACCTTGATTATTTTGACCTGAAAAACTTTGTTGATGCCATAAAATGTAAATCGGTTGTAGGGATTGGTTTGCTGGATGTGCTGGCGCCGCCCAATACCGAGCTGCCTGCCTACAACAATATTAAAGGCAAAAAAAAGATCTTTATCTTCCCCAATTTGGGTCACCAGGTAGGAGACGATTTTGGCAATTTTTCATTTAAAATGGTGAATGATAATTTTGGATTATTTTAA